Below is a genomic region from Helicobacter pylori.
ATACAAAAACACGCTCATCGCCCCCACATCTAAAGCATGCACGCTGATAAAAAAGATGTGTGAAATCATGCGGTTAAGCTCTAGTAAAATCGTGCGGATCACTTGGGCTCGGCGAGGGATTTCTAAATTGAGCAAGGTCTCTACCGCATAAGCGTAAGCGTAATTATTGCTGGTAGAAGAAGTGTAATCCAATCTGTCGGTAGTGGGCATGTATTCGTTATAGGTCATGTTTTCGCCTAATTTTTCACAGCCTCTATGCAAGTAGCCAATTTCAGGGGTAGCCTTAATGATTTTTTCGCCCTCTAATTCCAAAATCAAGCGCAATTGCCCATGGCTACTGGGGTGTTGAGGGCCAAAGTTTAAAATCATTTGGTTGTCGTCATGTTCAAAAATGATGTTTTCAAATTGAGGGTTGAGTTTCGTGAAATTTTGAGCCATTTTATAGCCTCTTTTTTAAGATAGTGGGGGCGATTTTGTGCAAATCTTTGACAAAAGGGATTTTCTTAAACGCATGCTTTTCTTCTATCTCTTTTAATTCTTCGCCCTTGCCCTGTTCATAGCCAATTTTGGCGAAATTGAAAGTGTCTTTTTCATCCACTCTCGCGCTGTCTCTCTGCTCTTTGCCCACCACTTCTCGGTATTCTTTGCCAAAAATTTTATCCACTTCATACCATTGGGCGAATTCATCGCCTTTGAGCGGGTAAGAACGCAACAAGGGGTGACCTACCCAATCATGCGGCATGATAAGGCGTTTCAAATAGGGGTGTTTGTCAAACACAATGCCAAGCAAATCATACGCTTCCCTTTCGCTCCAATTAGCCGATCGGTATAAAAAACTCAAAGAATCCACGCTCTCATTAGGCAATAGAACGCATTTCACGCGTACCCTACGGCGGTTTTTACAACTATCGCTAAAACCCAAAAATTGATAAAACAATTCAAAATGCCCTTTTTTAGCGCACAAATCTATCGCGCTCATTTCGCTCAGACACTCATAACCCAAATGCCTTAAAATCGTAGCGGCAGAAAAAATATCGTCTTTTTTGATCCAAAACACCGCCGTGTTCGTTTCTATATATTTGTCTAAAACCTCATGCTTGTAAGAAAGGTGGTTATAAATGATCTCATAAGCACTGCCCTCTAAATATTTTTTAGGGGTGGGTTCTATGATTTTATAGGGGTCATGCTGGCGCGATTGTTTTTGCACATCTTCATAGGGGGATTGTTTTCTTACCATCACACTAACCTTTTAGGAGCGTCTTGTTTGATCGCTTTAGAGCGTCTGATTTTATCTTGCAAAACCATAAGAGCGTATTGTAAAGTCTCTGGACGCGGCGCGCAACCGGGCAAGTAAATATCTACAGGAACGATCCTGTCTGCCCCTTGAACGGTCGCATAAGTGTTAAACATCCCGCCCGTGTTAGCACAACTCCCCATAGAAATCACCCATTTAGGTTCAGGCATTTGATCATAAAGCCTGCGCATAAATTCGGCATGTTTTTTAGTGAGCGTGCCAGCGATGATCATCACATCCGATTGCCTAGGGCTCGCTCTAAAAATCGTGCCAAACCGGTCAAAATCAAACCTTGAACCCCCTGTCGCCATCATCTCGATCGCGCAACACGCTAATCCATAGGTTAAAGGCCAAAGCGAATTAGAACGCCCCCAATTCAATAATTTATCCAAAGTGCTTAGAACAACCGGTGCTTGTTGCATTATTTCACCTCTAATTTCTGCCAGCTCAAAGCGTTTCGCTTTAAAGCGTAAATAAAACCAATGGTTAAAAAGAAGACAAAGCCTAGCATTTCAATGAGCCCAAACAAGCCTAATTTTTTAAAATCAATCGCCCAAGGAAACATGAAAACGATTTCTACATCAAATAAAATAAAAAGCATGGCCATGATATAGAAATGGTGCGACACCCTATTAGGCTGTTTGAGAGCCACAGGCCCGCATTCATAGGGAGCGAGCTTGAGTTTTTCGCCCTTTTTTTGAGCCATTTTACGGCTTAAAAACCTTTGAATCCTTAAGGTTAAGTTAAACACCCAAAAGGTGAATACTAGCAAAACAAAAACGCCAAAATAGGGGTGATTCAATGCTTCTGTGGCTTGTTGCATCAGGCTCTCAAACTCCTTTAATTATTACTTTTAGCAAACGATGGAAGCAATTAAACCATGTTTTTGCTAATCGTTAGCTGAAAAAATAAAAATTATTTTAACATTTCTTAAAAGGCCATTTCTATGAGTTTGGGCATTAAATCTTGCATGGCATGCACCGCGCTATCATTAATGCATTGGACATTCTGGGGCAAATGGGCGTTTTTAGCCTTAGGGTCAATGTAATAAATGAGAGCGTCTTTATGCGCATGCGTGTAGAGACTAGCGGCCGGATAGACTTGCAAAGAAGTGCCAATGATGATTAAAAGATGCGCTTGTTTGACTAAAGAAATCGCTTCTTTAAGCAAAGGCACCGCTTCGCCAAACCACACAATATCAGGGCGTAATTGCGATTTGTCTTTGGCCAAGTCGCCTAAATTCAAGTCCTTTTCCCACCTATAAACCAAATTAGGATCTTTTTGGCTGCGAACGCTCAATAATTCCCCATGCAAGTGCAAAATGCGAGAAGAACCTGCCCTTTCATGCAAATCATCTACATTTTGGGTGATGATATTAACTTGATAGTGTTTTTCCAATTCCGCTAAAGCCTCATGGGCTTTGTTAGGATAAACTTCAAAAAGCTGTCGGCGCCTTTGGTTGTAGAAATCCAACACCTTTTGCGGGTTCTTTTTCCAGCCATAAGGCGAGGCAACTTCCATGATGTCATGCCCTTCCCACAAGCCATCAGCGTCTCTAAAGGTTTTAATCCCGCTTTCTGCTGAAATGCCAGCCCCGCTTAGGATCACTAAATTTTTCATGTTTCCTCCTTGATGATTTCAATATGAGTGCCGCTGAGTTTGTCATGCAAAAAAAACTTAAAAATAAAAGGCGTAACAAACCCTATAAGTAACCCCATGCTCGACACCCACAAAATAAAGCGCCACAAAGCTAAAAAAAAGCCCACCTTTTTGCGGTTGTTTTTGACTAATTTAAACTGAGCGTAACGCATGCCAGGGCTTTGGGATTTAAAAGCGATAAAAAAGCTGTGCGTTAGGGCGTAAAAAAGCAGGCATAAAAAAATCGCGCTCTGGTTTTCCCTAAAATCCTTCGCGCTCCCTAAAACCACATAAGTCATTATATAAAGCATGGGGGTATAAATCATAAAAATATCGGTGATAAAGGCCTTTAAGCGCAAAGAGAGGTTCAGCCCTTTTAAAGGGCTTTCTAACGCTTGCTTTTTTTTGGGGGTTTTATTTTTTTTGGTTTTTTTAGTTGCCACGACTTCCCGGTTTTATAGCAACGCTAGTAGCGCATAAAGGGCAAGAGCTAGGCTTGTGCATGTCAAAAACAAAATCTTCTAAAGCAAACAAGGGTAAATGGCTAGGCAAACACGCACCCTCTTGGGCTTTCAAGTGAGAATGGGTGCGTTTGCAAATGCCCCGATTGGCTAGAGCGCCAAAAGCCACGATTTGAGTGCCCTTTTCTTCTAAAACTTTAGCACATTCCATGGCGGATTTCCCTGTAGTGATGATGTCCTCACACACTAAAATTTTTTCGTTTTTTTTGACTTCAAAACCACGCCTTAATGTCATGATATTATCCACCCTTTCAGTGAAGATAAAACGCACGCCCAAAGCCCTTGCAAGCTCATACCCAGCCAGGATCCCCCCAATCGCAGGCGAGCACACGCATTCAACATTCAAATGAGCTTCTTGGATTTGTTTGGCTAATTCTAGCGCTAATTGTTCGGCTAGTTTGGGATCTTCTAAAACTTTAGCGGATTGCAAATAATAATTAGAATGGAACCCGCTGCTGAGCAAGAAATGCCCCTCTAATAGCGCTTGAGCGTTTTGATAACATGCCTTAATATCCATGGTTTAGACCTTTAAAATCGCGTCTTCTTTGTTTTTCACGCTTTCATCAATTTTTTTAATGGCTTCATCGGTGATTTTTTGGATCTGCTCTTGGGCTTTCTTGCTTTCATCTTCGCTGATTTCTTTGTCTTTTTCTAATTTTTTCACTTGGTTGTTAGCGTCTTGGCGGATATTCCTCACAGCCACTTTAGCCTTTTCACCCATCGCTTTGGCGTCTTTTGCGATGAGTTTTCTTTGCTCACTTGTCATGGGCGGGAAAAAAAGCTTGATCGTTTCGCCGTCGTTATTAGGATTGACGCCAATATTGGCTTCTTGAATGGATCGTTCAATTTCTTTGAGCAGGTTTTTTTCCCATGGGCTGATTTGAAGGGTGGTCGCATCCAAGCTCATCACGGAGCCGACTTGGTTTAAAGCGGTGGGCGTGCCGTAATAATCCACTTTAATGTGATCTAAAATATTGACTGAAACTTTCGCACTCCTTAGAGTGGAAAAATCTCTGTTTAAAGCTTGAACGCTTTTTTGCATCAAATCTTTGGTTTCGTTATAAATGGCTTGTAACATTATTTTTCATCCTTTTTTTGGTTTGTATGGGCGTTGGTTTGTGTCGCATGCGTTTTAGGCTTTTGGTGGGTGGTTGGGGGCGTTTTTGTATCCTCTTTGGTTTTTTCAACGCCCTTTATATTATTCTCTTTATTCTCTTTATTGGCATCATTTTTTTCATTCTGTTTGGGGCTTTCAACAGAAGGCGTTTTGGCTAGCTCTTTAGGGAGTTCGTTAGGCGTTTGTTGTGGCATTAAAGGATTAGTTGGGGCTTGCTCTAAAGGATTGAGCGTTGGGTTTAATGTGGGATTAAGTGCAGGGTTAAGCGTGCCGGTGGCAGGGACTAGGGGCGAAAGTTCTTTGTTGGTTTTAGTCTCATCTAAAACGCTCTTGCCGTATTCTTTGTTGTAAAAATAGCCCAAAGCGATGGTGTTGATGATAAATAACAGCCCTAAAAACATGGTCAATTTCGCCATAAAGCTTGCGGGTCCTTTAGCGCCAAATAAAGAATCGTTGCTCCCGCTATAAGCCCCTAAGCCGATGCTAGAACTTTTTTGCAACAAAACCACCACCACAATCAATACCGCTAAAACAATTTGTAAGCCTAACAGAGCGCTTGTCATAAACACTGATTCCTTAAATCCCTAAAATTTAGAAAAAATTACGCTTGATCTTATCTAAAATTTGCTAAGAATACACTAAAATTTAGTTTTAATTTCAAGCGTGGCGCGTTAAAGGCGGTGGTGTTGGAC
It encodes:
- a CDS encoding NADH-quinone oxidoreductase subunit C, yielding MVRKQSPYEDVQKQSRQHDPYKIIEPTPKKYLEGSAYEIIYNHLSYKHEVLDKYIETNTAVFWIKKDDIFSAATILRHLGYECLSEMSAIDLCAKKGHFELFYQFLGFSDSCKNRRRVRVKCVLLPNESVDSLSFLYRSANWSEREAYDLLGIVFDKHPYLKRLIMPHDWVGHPLLRSYPLKGDEFAQWYEVDKIFGKEYREVVGKEQRDSARVDEKDTFNFAKIGYEQGKGEELKEIEEKHAFKKIPFVKDLHKIAPTILKKRL
- a CDS encoding NAD(P)H-quinone oxidoreductase subunit 3, whose amino-acid sequence is MQQATEALNHPYFGVFVLLVFTFWVFNLTLRIQRFLSRKMAQKKGEKLKLAPYECGPVALKQPNRVSHHFYIMAMLFILFDVEIVFMFPWAIDFKKLGLFGLIEMLGFVFFLTIGFIYALKRNALSWQKLEVK
- the pyrE gene encoding orotate phosphoribosyltransferase, with the translated sequence MDIKACYQNAQALLEGHFLLSSGFHSNYYLQSAKVLEDPKLAEQLALELAKQIQEAHLNVECVCSPAIGGILAGYELARALGVRFIFTERVDNIMTLRRGFEVKKNEKILVCEDIITTGKSAMECAKVLEEKGTQIVAFGALANRGICKRTHSHLKAQEGACLPSHLPLFALEDFVFDMHKPSSCPLCATSVAIKPGSRGN
- the frr gene encoding ribosome recycling factor, with amino-acid sequence MLQAIYNETKDLMQKSVQALNRDFSTLRSAKVSVNILDHIKVDYYGTPTALNQVGSVMSLDATTLQISPWEKNLLKEIERSIQEANIGVNPNNDGETIKLFFPPMTSEQRKLIAKDAKAMGEKAKVAVRNIRQDANNQVKKLEKDKEISEDESKKAQEQIQKITDEAIKKIDESVKNKEDAILKV
- the secG gene encoding preprotein translocase subunit SecG, yielding MTSALLGLQIVLAVLIVVVVLLQKSSSIGLGAYSGSNDSLFGAKGPASFMAKLTMFLGLLFIINTIALGYFYNKEYGKSVLDETKTNKELSPLVPATGTLNPALNPTLNPTLNPLEQAPTNPLMPQQTPNELPKELAKTPSVESPKQNEKNDANKENKENNIKGVEKTKEDTKTPPTTHQKPKTHATQTNAHTNQKKDEK
- a CDS encoding RDD family protein encodes the protein MATKKTKKNKTPKKKQALESPLKGLNLSLRLKAFITDIFMIYTPMLYIMTYVVLGSAKDFRENQSAIFLCLLFYALTHSFFIAFKSQSPGMRYAQFKLVKNNRKKVGFFLALWRFILWVSSMGLLIGFVTPFIFKFFLHDKLSGTHIEIIKEET
- a CDS encoding NuoB/complex I 20 kDa subunit family protein, yielding MQQAPVVLSTLDKLLNWGRSNSLWPLTYGLACCAIEMMATGGSRFDFDRFGTIFRASPRQSDVMIIAGTLTKKHAEFMRRLYDQMPEPKWVISMGSCANTGGMFNTYATVQGADRIVPVDIYLPGCAPRPETLQYALMVLQDKIRRSKAIKQDAPKRLV
- a CDS encoding SIR2 family NAD-dependent protein deacylase, producing MKNLVILSGAGISAESGIKTFRDADGLWEGHDIMEVASPYGWKKNPQKVLDFYNQRRRQLFEVYPNKAHEALAELEKHYQVNIITQNVDDLHERAGSSRILHLHGELLSVRSQKDPNLVYRWEKDLNLGDLAKDKSQLRPDIVWFGEAVPLLKEAISLVKQAHLLIIIGTSLQVYPAASLYTHAHKDALIYYIDPKAKNAHLPQNVQCINDSAVHAMQDLMPKLIEMAF